Proteins encoded together in one Shewanella oneidensis MR-1 window:
- a CDS encoding TIGR04219 family outer membrane beta-barrel protein: MKKTLLASAVLGCLMVTSAHAATVVGFKIGGDYWRADTSGTFSDKGQPQQGFDYSSSAQGSYWFAVEHPLPFVPNLKIRENSLDQKGSLANADFSFNGHDFKGNVTSYTDLSNTDFVLYYELLDNDILSFDLGAAYKLMNGSLRVQDPGHPEEKDVDGGIVMGYASTHVSMPGLGLFGFADLMLGVNESNVHDYAIGLGWQFDGAAVDTRVRVGYREFAFDVNNFSGISADTKFDGYFAGVEIDF; encoded by the coding sequence ATGAAAAAAACACTCCTCGCCAGTGCGGTATTAGGATGCTTAATGGTCACTTCAGCCCACGCGGCAACAGTGGTTGGTTTTAAAATTGGTGGTGATTACTGGCGTGCTGATACCAGCGGTACCTTTTCTGATAAAGGTCAGCCACAACAAGGTTTTGACTACAGCTCATCTGCGCAAGGTAGCTATTGGTTTGCCGTTGAGCATCCACTACCTTTTGTGCCAAATCTTAAAATCCGTGAAAACAGCCTTGATCAAAAAGGTAGTTTGGCGAATGCGGATTTCAGCTTCAATGGCCACGATTTTAAAGGTAATGTGACCAGTTATACCGATCTGAGCAACACCGATTTTGTGTTGTATTACGAGCTGCTGGATAACGATATTTTATCTTTTGATTTGGGCGCAGCTTATAAACTGATGAACGGCTCACTGCGAGTGCAAGATCCCGGTCACCCTGAAGAGAAAGATGTGGATGGTGGCATTGTAATGGGGTACGCCAGCACCCATGTAAGCATGCCGGGTTTAGGCTTATTTGGCTTTGCAGATTTAATGCTTGGAGTGAATGAGTCTAATGTACATGATTATGCGATCGGTTTAGGCTGGCAGTTTGATGGCGCAGCAGTTGATACCCGTGTGCGCGTGGGTTACCGCGAGTTTGCCTTTGATGTGAATAATTTCTCAGGCATTAGTGCTGATACTAAGTTTGATGGCTATTTCGCTGGTGTTGAAATTGATTTCTAA
- a CDS encoding DUF2333 family protein: MQITWKKVTGVALFIVLVGYVVSVWWSIEPDTLTPQELTATEKNVVGYATTTSLILTVETLLDKQGGWLSNDVTPPSIFMDNMPAFEYGALEQARDLALIMRKEFSRSQSQSTADKDLSEAQAKLNIDHTSWLVPSAESEYRDGVKLLKLYRARMMDPNNQDAQFYARADNLNEWLKEVQKRLGSMSQRLSASVGQERLNTDLAGDNAARQSTPNLASHQVKTSWWKIDDVFYESRGASWALLNFMRAVEVDFADVLKKKNAEVSLRQIIRELEATQQTVWSPVVLNGSGFGLVANHSLVMANYVSRANAAVIDLTNLLSQG; this comes from the coding sequence ATGCAAATAACATGGAAGAAAGTCACCGGAGTTGCTTTATTTATTGTGTTAGTTGGTTACGTTGTAAGTGTGTGGTGGAGTATCGAACCTGATACTTTGACACCACAGGAACTGACGGCCACAGAGAAGAATGTCGTCGGTTATGCGACTACAACCTCTTTGATCCTCACGGTCGAAACGCTGCTGGATAAACAAGGAGGCTGGTTATCGAACGATGTGACGCCACCCTCTATTTTTATGGATAACATGCCTGCCTTTGAGTATGGGGCTTTAGAGCAAGCCCGTGATTTGGCGCTGATTATGCGTAAAGAGTTTAGCCGCTCACAGTCTCAATCTACTGCGGATAAGGATCTGAGTGAAGCACAGGCTAAGTTAAACATCGACCATACCAGTTGGTTAGTGCCAAGTGCAGAAAGCGAATACCGCGATGGTGTTAAGCTGCTAAAGCTGTACCGTGCGCGCATGATGGATCCGAACAATCAGGATGCACAGTTTTATGCCCGTGCTGACAACCTTAATGAGTGGCTGAAAGAAGTGCAAAAACGTTTAGGCAGTATGTCGCAACGGTTATCGGCCAGTGTGGGGCAAGAACGTCTTAACACCGATTTAGCGGGGGATAATGCCGCACGTCAATCAACACCGAATTTAGCCAGCCATCAGGTGAAAACCAGCTGGTGGAAAATTGATGATGTCTTCTATGAGAGCCGTGGTGCATCATGGGCGTTATTGAATTTTATGCGTGCGGTGGAAGTCGATTTTGCTGACGTATTGAAAAAGAAAAATGCTGAAGTGAGCTTAAGACAGATCATTCGTGAACTGGAAGCAACTCAGCAAACGGTTTGGAGCCCTGTCGTACTTAATGGCAGTGGTTTCGGTCTAGTCGCTAATCATTCATTGGTTATGGCTAACTATGTGTCCCGTGCGAATGCCGCGGTGATTGATTTAACGAACTTGCTTTCTCAAGGTTAA
- a CDS encoding copper chaperone PCu(A)C: MEFKTLKPIFKQMFNCVALSCASFSVFASVVMTEGHVRAMPDTVPNTAAYFTLENHSDKAVRLIGVTTDVANEAQLHTMIQEQGMVKMRHVEGFDIPSHGTLTLMPSGEHVMLIGLKAPLALDQQVKLQLQFNDGENMTITLPVAKQAENAAEHEHHHHH; this comes from the coding sequence ATGGAGTTTAAGACATTGAAACCGATATTCAAACAGATGTTTAATTGTGTTGCCTTATCTTGTGCATCATTTTCTGTTTTCGCCAGTGTAGTGATGACCGAAGGTCATGTACGTGCAATGCCTGATACAGTACCTAATACCGCAGCTTATTTTACGCTCGAAAATCATAGCGACAAGGCCGTTCGATTGATCGGAGTGACTACTGATGTGGCGAACGAAGCGCAATTACATACCATGATTCAAGAGCAAGGTATGGTAAAAATGCGCCATGTTGAAGGCTTTGATATCCCATCCCATGGAACATTAACCCTCATGCCGTCAGGGGAGCATGTCATGCTAATTGGGCTGAAAGCGCCATTAGCGTTAGATCAGCAAGTTAAGCTGCAATTACAGTTTAACGATGGCGAAAATATGACGATTACATTGCCTGTCGCTAAGCAGGCTGAAAATGCTGCCGAACACGAGCATCATCACCATCATTAA
- a CDS encoding enoyl-CoA hydratase yields the protein MSHIQVRDDQGVRIISFNRPDKRNALDLNMYKQLTEYLIEGEADNDIRAFMLHGEDNCFTSGNDVADFLKNSDLGPNHPAVRFLFCLLELKKPLVAAVSGAAVGIGTTVLLHCDLVYADNSAKFQLPFVNLALVPEAGASLLLPELVGYQKAAELLLLGESFDANTAHRLNIINDVIAQEELLAYAFNQAKKLANQPPQALQITRQLMRPHKNRVQHQMHQELEQFGARLKSDEAKARFQAFLKK from the coding sequence ATGAGTCATATACAGGTTCGGGATGATCAGGGCGTTCGCATTATCAGCTTTAATCGCCCAGATAAACGTAATGCACTTGATCTTAATATGTATAAACAACTGACAGAATACCTGATCGAAGGTGAAGCAGACAACGACATTCGTGCCTTTATGCTCCATGGCGAAGATAATTGTTTCACCTCGGGTAATGATGTTGCGGACTTTTTAAAAAATAGTGACTTAGGTCCAAATCACCCCGCTGTACGCTTTTTATTTTGCCTATTGGAACTCAAAAAACCGCTGGTTGCTGCCGTCTCTGGTGCCGCGGTAGGCATTGGCACCACTGTGCTACTGCACTGTGATTTAGTCTATGCCGATAATTCGGCAAAGTTTCAACTGCCCTTTGTCAATTTAGCCTTAGTCCCCGAAGCGGGTGCGAGTCTACTGTTACCCGAGTTAGTGGGTTATCAAAAAGCGGCTGAACTTTTGCTGCTCGGAGAAAGTTTTGATGCCAATACTGCCCATAGGCTGAATATCATTAATGATGTTATCGCCCAAGAAGAGTTATTAGCTTATGCCTTTAACCAAGCGAAAAAACTGGCAAATCAGCCACCACAGGCGCTGCAAATTACCCGTCAATTAATGCGTCCACATAAAAACCGCGTACAACACCAAATGCATCAAGAGTTAGAGCAATTTGGCGCAAGACTTAAAAGTGATGAAGCCAAAGCAAGATTTCAAGCTTTTCTTAAAAAGTGA
- a CDS encoding PspC domain-containing protein has translation MKRAQMRMDNSVRLVCGVASGMAWQFGWSCFWTRVVWAGAILFMPGVSLLVYFVLALVVDQWKRPI, from the coding sequence ATGAAACGAGCACAAATGCGAATGGATAATTCAGTACGTTTGGTTTGTGGTGTTGCCTCTGGTATGGCGTGGCAATTTGGTTGGTCCTGCTTTTGGACTCGTGTGGTGTGGGCGGGTGCAATTCTGTTTATGCCGGGTGTGAGTCTGTTAGTGTATTTTGTACTGGCTTTAGTTGTAGACCAATGGAAAAGACCCATTTAA
- the dusA gene encoding tRNA dihydrouridine(20/20a) synthase DusA produces MLKNNINDSKNLDRTFSIAPMLDWTDRHYRYFARLMSANALLYTEMVTTGAILHGRGDYLTYNQEEHPLALQLGGSNPVELARCAKLAAERGYDEVNLNVGCPSDRVQNGRFGACLMAEPELVAECVDAMKQVVDIPVTVKTRIGIDEQDSYEFLTHFIDTVMAKGCGEFIIHARKAWLQGLSPKENREIPPLDYDRVYQLKRDYPALNISINGGITSLEQAQTHLQHLDGVMVGREAYQNPYMLAQVDQVLCGSTKAVMSREAVIEAMLPYIEAHLQVGGRLNHITRHMIGLFQGLPGARAWRRYLSENAHKNGAGIEVVKLAYQSVQTDLVAQ; encoded by the coding sequence GTGTTGAAAAATAATATTAATGATAGCAAAAATCTCGACCGCACCTTTTCCATTGCACCTATGCTGGATTGGACGGACCGTCATTACCGTTATTTTGCTCGTTTAATGTCGGCCAATGCTTTGTTGTATACCGAGATGGTTACCACCGGCGCGATATTACATGGCCGTGGTGATTACCTTACCTATAACCAAGAAGAACATCCTCTTGCATTGCAATTAGGCGGCTCTAATCCTGTCGAACTTGCGCGCTGCGCGAAACTGGCGGCTGAGCGCGGTTATGATGAAGTGAATCTCAATGTGGGCTGTCCTTCTGATCGCGTGCAAAACGGCCGCTTTGGTGCTTGTTTAATGGCAGAACCTGAGCTGGTGGCAGAGTGTGTCGATGCCATGAAGCAAGTGGTTGATATTCCTGTGACGGTAAAAACGCGCATCGGTATCGATGAGCAAGATAGCTATGAGTTTTTAACTCACTTTATTGATACTGTTATGGCTAAGGGCTGCGGTGAGTTTATTATCCATGCGCGCAAGGCCTGGTTGCAGGGCTTAAGTCCGAAGGAAAATCGCGAGATCCCACCATTAGACTACGACCGTGTGTATCAGCTCAAACGTGATTATCCAGCACTTAACATCAGCATTAATGGTGGGATCACCAGTCTCGAACAGGCTCAAACCCATTTGCAGCATTTAGATGGGGTAATGGTGGGGCGTGAGGCTTACCAAAATCCTTACATGTTGGCGCAGGTTGACCAAGTGCTGTGTGGTAGCACAAAAGCGGTGATGAGTCGTGAAGCCGTGATTGAGGCGATGTTGCCTTATATCGAAGCTCATTTACAGGTGGGCGGGCGCTTAAATCATATCACTCGGCATATGATTGGTTTATTCCAAGGCCTGCCCGGTGCGCGCGCTTGGCGTCGTTATTTGAGCGAAAATGCCCATAAAAATGGCGCTGGTATTGAGGTAGTTAAATTGGCCTATCAGAGCGTGCAAACCGATTTGGTTGCGCAATAA
- a CDS encoding Fe2+-dependent dioxygenase, translating to MLIEIPNVFSKQEVNQLREQLDARTWIDGNQTSGMMASTRKRNQQLDKDDPVALQIGELIMARLLAHPLFVSAALPLQFYPPLFNRYQGGDTFGYHIDNAIRSTSDGMVRTDLSATLFLSELNAYEGGELVIQDTYGQQSIKLAAGSLVLYPSTSLHQVTPVTSGERTSAFMWLQSMVRDEGQRRLLFQLDQSIQTLTAQQAAEQELFNLTGVYHNLLRRWSEL from the coding sequence ATGCTTATTGAAATTCCGAATGTTTTTTCTAAACAAGAAGTCAATCAGCTAAGGGAGCAGCTCGATGCCCGCACTTGGATTGATGGCAATCAGACCTCAGGCATGATGGCGAGTACCCGCAAACGTAATCAGCAGTTAGACAAAGATGATCCTGTAGCACTTCAAATCGGTGAGCTGATCATGGCGCGCCTCTTGGCCCATCCTTTATTTGTGTCGGCGGCGCTGCCGTTACAGTTTTATCCTCCCTTGTTTAATCGTTATCAAGGTGGAGATACCTTTGGTTATCATATTGATAACGCGATCCGCTCGACGAGCGATGGCATGGTGCGTACTGATCTTTCTGCAACCTTATTTTTAAGTGAGCTAAATGCTTACGAAGGCGGTGAGCTGGTGATCCAAGATACCTATGGCCAGCAGAGTATTAAGCTGGCGGCGGGATCTTTAGTGTTATATCCGTCAACGAGTTTGCATCAGGTTACTCCTGTCACATCCGGTGAACGTACCAGCGCGTTTATGTGGTTACAGAGCATGGTTCGCGATGAAGGGCAGCGCCGCTTGTTATTTCAACTCGATCAATCAATTCAAACACTCACGGCACAGCAGGCTGCAGAGCAAGAGCTGTTTAATCTGACGGGGGTTTACCATAACTTGCTTAGGCGTTGGAGTGAGTTATAG
- a CDS encoding TonB-dependent receptor, which produces MKFAKRRNGRVTLGAHVLGSLTIGMAASAIPAMAAEQAQVVDKKVEHIEVNGEYLGYNTRKVQSGKFTEDLLNTAKTVTVINQDLIKDMGAQSFTDALRATPGITLGTGEGGNPYGDRPFIRGYDAQSSTFINGMRNVGSQSRETFNIEQIEVLKGPSSVYNGRGAVGGSINIVTKKAQAEDFINADVAVGTDALKRANVDINHVITDEAAVRVNMMAHDADTPGRDEVTGNRWGVAPSVTFGLTTPTKVTLEYYHFENHDIPDYGIPYDQATGKPADVDPDNFYGLLSRDFRDTMDDTASVLISHDFNNDMQFTSTSIYSRNSNYYIVTNPDDTAGNVAKGYVWRNTKSRHSVTKTLATQLQLSGEATLAGFTNRFAVGTELSNEHTSNLSYTVDTGNGRNGGCNEAMLANYNCTLLDNPNPHDPWIGKIALGTDATVTETDTRSIYGFNTIELTEAWMVNAGIRWDDYSTSAKNSTSQFGNDADFFNYQLSVLYKPAENGSIYAAWGTSSNPPGTSNGDGADRLGSTNADLEPEDTESYELGTKWDLWEGRLSLNGSVFQIEKNNARVATSGDRNAPQENVGEQKVKGFEIGFSGDFTEDWHGFGGYTYLDATLESNGYNAALNGNRFPNTAKNSLSLFTTYDITEQLTVGTGAYYMDKVYGNTANTLSIPSYWRFDLTSSYKISEFMTLRLNVQNLTDERYYDKAYTAHFANMAPGRLVMLSADMHF; this is translated from the coding sequence ATGAAATTTGCAAAACGCCGTAATGGTCGGGTCACGCTTGGTGCCCATGTTTTAGGTTCGTTAACCATAGGTATGGCAGCCTCTGCTATCCCTGCTATGGCAGCTGAGCAGGCACAAGTCGTTGATAAAAAAGTTGAACATATTGAAGTCAATGGTGAGTACTTAGGTTATAACACCCGTAAAGTACAATCGGGTAAATTTACCGAAGACCTACTCAATACCGCGAAAACCGTTACCGTAATCAACCAAGATTTGATCAAAGATATGGGCGCGCAGAGTTTTACTGATGCGCTGCGAGCGACGCCTGGTATTACCTTAGGCACTGGCGAAGGGGGGAACCCCTACGGTGATAGACCTTTTATTCGTGGATACGATGCTCAATCTTCCACTTTTATCAATGGCATGCGTAATGTGGGTTCACAAAGCCGTGAAACCTTTAACATTGAACAAATTGAAGTCCTGAAAGGCCCAAGCTCAGTCTACAACGGCCGTGGTGCGGTTGGCGGTAGCATTAACATTGTGACCAAAAAAGCTCAGGCTGAAGATTTTATTAACGCTGATGTTGCAGTGGGGACTGATGCCCTCAAACGTGCCAATGTTGATATCAACCATGTTATTACCGATGAAGCTGCGGTTCGTGTCAACATGATGGCTCACGATGCCGACACTCCAGGGCGCGATGAGGTCACTGGTAATCGTTGGGGTGTAGCACCGTCTGTTACCTTTGGGTTAACGACGCCGACTAAAGTGACCCTTGAATATTATCATTTTGAAAACCATGATATTCCTGATTATGGTATTCCATACGATCAGGCGACAGGCAAACCTGCCGATGTCGATCCCGACAATTTCTATGGCTTATTATCGCGGGATTTTCGCGACACGATGGACGATACGGCATCAGTGTTGATTAGCCACGATTTTAACAACGACATGCAGTTTACTTCGACGTCCATCTATAGCCGCAACAGCAATTACTATATTGTGACCAACCCTGACGACACGGCGGGTAACGTCGCTAAGGGGTATGTATGGCGTAACACTAAGTCTCGCCATTCGGTCACAAAAACCTTAGCAACGCAATTACAGCTGTCAGGTGAAGCAACGCTGGCTGGATTCACTAACCGTTTTGCGGTGGGAACTGAGTTAAGTAATGAGCACACCAGTAATTTGAGTTATACCGTCGATACAGGCAATGGCCGTAATGGCGGTTGTAATGAGGCGATGCTTGCCAATTACAACTGTACATTGCTCGATAATCCTAATCCCCATGATCCTTGGATAGGGAAGATCGCACTCGGCACTGATGCGACAGTGACAGAAACAGACACCCGCTCTATTTATGGCTTCAATACCATTGAGCTAACTGAAGCTTGGATGGTGAACGCAGGTATCCGTTGGGATGACTACAGTACGAGTGCTAAGAACTCAACCTCTCAATTCGGTAATGATGCTGATTTCTTCAACTACCAATTGTCGGTACTGTATAAGCCAGCAGAAAATGGCAGTATCTACGCTGCGTGGGGAACATCATCTAACCCACCTGGCACGTCTAACGGAGATGGGGCTGATCGCCTAGGCAGTACCAACGCCGATTTAGAACCAGAAGATACCGAAAGCTACGAGTTAGGCACTAAATGGGATCTTTGGGAGGGGCGTTTATCTCTGAATGGCTCTGTATTCCAAATCGAGAAAAACAATGCCCGCGTTGCAACCTCTGGCGATCGTAATGCGCCACAGGAAAACGTCGGTGAGCAAAAAGTGAAAGGCTTTGAAATCGGCTTCTCTGGTGACTTTACCGAAGATTGGCATGGTTTTGGTGGTTATACGTATTTGGATGCGACCCTTGAAAGCAATGGTTACAACGCAGCGCTTAATGGTAATCGCTTCCCTAATACAGCTAAAAATAGCCTGAGCTTATTTACAACTTACGATATTACCGAGCAATTAACGGTTGGCACAGGTGCCTATTATATGGACAAAGTGTATGGCAATACGGCCAACACCCTGTCGATTCCATCCTACTGGCGTTTTGATTTGACCTCATCTTATAAGATTAGCGAATTCATGACTTTACGCCTGAACGTGCAGAATCTGACGGATGAGCGTTATTACGATAAAGCGTACACCGCGCATTTTGCCAATATGGCGCCTGGACGCTTAGTAATGTTAAGTGCCGATATGCACTTCTAA
- a CDS encoding chemotaxis protein CheX, translated as MNVNFINPFLQSLLNVISTMASLELTPGKPQIKTDNLAKGDVSGLIGMVGPQTKGSLSITFEQKLVLQIMQNMLGENPGKINEEVTDLVGEITNMVTGGAKNLLGQKGYEFEMATPMVVSGQGHTISHKANGTKIIMPFTSSYGTAFIEVCFES; from the coding sequence ATGAACGTCAATTTTATTAATCCTTTTTTGCAGTCGCTGCTCAATGTTATTTCGACCATGGCCAGCCTAGAGCTCACGCCAGGTAAACCCCAAATAAAAACTGACAACTTAGCCAAAGGCGATGTATCAGGTTTAATTGGTATGGTTGGGCCGCAAACCAAAGGCTCACTTTCAATTACATTTGAGCAAAAACTCGTACTGCAAATCATGCAAAATATGCTGGGTGAGAACCCCGGTAAAATAAATGAAGAAGTGACCGATTTGGTGGGTGAAATCACTAATATGGTTACGGGCGGCGCAAAAAATCTTTTAGGACAAAAGGGTTACGAATTCGAAATGGCGACTCCAATGGTAGTGTCAGGTCAAGGGCATACGATTTCCCATAAAGCCAACGGCACCAAAATCATCATGCCATTTACCAGTTCGTACGGAACCGCCTTTATCGAAGTTTGCTTCGAAAGTTAA